The DNA window CAGTTATATAAATACGTGTCTCTTCAATAGGTATCGGATTTTCAGGTGGTGTACGTGTCCACCTTCGCCGTGACAACTACCTGTCTTGTGTGGTTTGGCTGTAAACTGGTTATAAGCCCATCTGCCATTAATGTGAGTTAAGTGCACATCTATCTTGGGTATCATGTACAAGTTTACTGTATCCTCAGACCTGGGTTACACCTGAAACTGTACTTTATAAACACTAATATGAATTTGCAATAGCCAAAGCTCTGGCTTTTCGATATCAATTATAAAGTGTGGTAATTTGCAGTATTGGGACTGTAACATTTTTGAATTATTATCTTACATTAATGAATCTACTTGGATCAGATATGAAGAGACTTTGTACATCAAACTGGATGATCTTCTCCggctgacagagaggacactgttgtctgttttcagaCAGAGCGCACTGACGGGGAAAGATTTATGTTTGGCGGAAATGGCAGTGACACAGGAGACATAGTGCTGCACATgctcttttgtgttcttttccaTAGACTGATGTGCACATAGACTTTTAAAGGGCTGTTTCTCACATTGTTTATCATTACATGAGAGAACAGTTTTTTATAATTATTACGGATTTCAGCAGAAAATCTAGAAGCAGTTGCTAAAACGTCACCAAAAAGTGCATTAAAGAGCCACAGGGTTAAGAGTGGTTTGTAAGTGTGCTACCTGCTTGTTTTGCTCTGGCTTGATGTTAGTGGAGGTTAATGGAGGTTAATGGGGAGACACGGCAGCAGTCAGATCTGCTGAGTTTTTCTCACTTGGATCAGAGgcattattgttattgtgtttcttttattttctttttgaggtTGTCTaaagatttttaatgaatactgcagactaatatatatatatatatatacatatatggtGGAACACTAATAAGCATTGTCCTTGGTTGCAGTCAAAACAGATGAGTTTCACTCATTTGGTTCAGACTCATAAACTGACTGCGAGATTTTGAGAGACATACTGACATCAGGCACTGCAGTCTGACCTATATTCCAGATAAAACAATGTTCTCTATACTTTTCTATATTACACATAGAGTTAATGTAatagacagttttttttctgttttttttctgtcagattaACTTTAACCTTATCCTACTCATCCTACTGGAGGTGCTCATGGCAAGTACTGTCATACTGTCAGCTCGATCTGCTGAGGATTGCTGCAGCCACAGgaaggtgtgtggtgtgtgtgtgaatgtgtgtgtgtgtacctggagagagacatggagagaaaaaaaaaaaaaaacaccccagcACCACAGccgtaacagtgtgtgtgtgtgtgtgtatgtgtatgtatgtatcactGAGAAGTAACTGTTAAACCATCCAACAAATGATGGTACCTGTGGCTCAGGAGCGATctaatcaatctctctctctctctccctctctccctctctttctctctctctctctctctctctctctccctccctccctctctctctccctctctccctctctctctctctctctctttctctccctctctctctctctctctctctctctttctctctctctctctctctctctctcagtcagtgaCATATGATGGGCCTGTGGTTCTGACCCCCCTTACATTCCCCGCTCGCCTGCTCAAGGCCTATTCTGTGAGTGGTCTGCctgttaatgtgtctgtgtgtacatgtgtgtgctggtgtggaTATTTGTATGCTTTCTGTCGTTGCTTGCCCATACGCGTGGTGCATAATAAGAGCTAGTTGTGTTGTGCATTtaatgaaactgattttttttttttgtggaggtgATTGAGGTAATAGTTGGGATCTCTGCAGTGTTTGGGGGCATCATTGCTCTTAACATGGATGCCCTGCTCCCTGGTCCCTACTTGTCTGTCACCTTTTTCTGGATTCTGGTGGCTGTGAGTTTTACACTTATGTCCTTCCTGATCATGTCAATATATCATCTGGTTggcattagtttttttttaactcattctctccttttaGTCTATGAGTACAAACTCAGTGTTGGCACCTCTAAAGACAGGCTTTGCAAACATGCATAAATCTTTACAATACGTATGCAGAGTTCAACATTAAAAGTCAGCTGGTAAAAATACCTTGTGATGATTATTTTGCTGTATCTCTCTCATTACTCATGCAGTGTTTTCCCAGTGCCATTGCCAGCCACGTGGTGGCAGAATACCCCAGCAAGTCTCTGGTACGTCAGCTCAACTCAAGTTCCCCCCAGCATCCACAGAGATTTTGGTGCCCCGTTTTTTACTTCTGGAAACCCCTAGCTATCATATTGCTACATATTTGACTGGAAAAATGGTCACAATATATTATTTGGCTGCATGAAATAATACAGATTCCTATATCAGAGTTTTACTGTATGCCCAGACTTATCTAATGTGAAGGGAATCCTATTTAGTTAACGAGTGTCTCATTGGATAGTCTTCATTAACATCCATATCGTTTATCAGACAACCAGTGCCCCATGGGATACATTGGAtcttaatgttctctctctgtcttgcaggTGGAGGTTTTAATTGCCATAAGCAGTGTGACATCTCCATTGCTCTTTTCAGCCTCTGGTTACTTGTCTAGCAGTGTGCTGAGTTTTATTGAAATCTTTGTACAGGAAGTGACAGTAGCAAAGGTCAGCACTGCTTGTTTCTCATTATCATCATGATACCTGTGAGAGGAaatatttgttgttgtcatgtttAATGGTTTTATACTTTTTTAAAAGTACATAATACATTGTGCACCCTAtctacacaaaatgaaacaaaataactCAATAATATTTGGGTGAGAGCCATTGATATTGATAGTACACAAAGTGTTATGTAAGCATGTGAATTGTAACTGTAGGAATATTTAATTGCTCTGTCAGTTTGTGGCTAAgagtcagactgtgtgtgtgtgtgtgtgtgtgtgtgtgtgtgtgtgtgtgtgtgtgtgtacggtttGGATCCTGCAGCAGTCCTATGACATCCTCCTGCTGATTCTCATGCTGTTGCTGCTGGTGCAGTCAGTTCTGACTCTGGCCACAGTGGTGCACTGTGCCTGCTATAAGAGTCAGCTTCGTCTGGGAGTCCCGGAATGGGACGAGAGCCAGATACAGTCTCCACTCCACTGTGAGGTACATATAAACATGCATGAACCAACacgtatacacagacacacacacacacacacacacacacagacaaatgtattctaatacaaaaaacatatattttcacTACTGTACTCCTTCACACATGTGTGcatttaaatatacacatacatacatacatacatacatacacacttacacacacacacatatatacaaacatatatatacagcCAAGAAGTGAGGCGCTGATCTTTTTCTACCTCTTACTCTATtgtacaacttttttttccatgtacATCACCTTTATTTTATCCCCCCTCTGAATCCTGTCTCACAGCCACAAGCACCCAATGGCGGCGTACGTGAGTTTGACAAAGACAAGGCCTGGAAAGCAGTCGTAGTCCAAATGGCCCAGTGACCAGATAGTCAAGGTGAAGTAGAGGACAAAgttggagacaaaaaaaaaattgaagaatggaaatgaaaagtAGGACTGACTGAGGCAAACATTTCTGAAGACGCATCAACATTCCTGTCACTCTGCAAAATGGAGACTAAGAAGCCCTGTAAAAGAACCACAAATTTCCATGCA is part of the Chanos chanos chromosome 13, fChaCha1.1, whole genome shotgun sequence genome and encodes:
- the mlc1 gene encoding membrane protein MLC1, producing the protein MMQREELSGREEFTYDRVPTLERGIAVIGRHMERGEKGERDRPERDSYTVDVRASDLQLAQGTPLHPCFSYRTWLYSVLIGGSLLITAGFSLYLGNVFPAAMDYLRCAAGSSIPAAVVSFAIAKNRHIAVSDFQVVYVSTFAVTTTCLVWFGCKLVISPSAININFNLILLILLEVLMASTVILSARSAEDCCSHRKSVTYDGPVVLTPLTFPARLLKAYSVIEVIVGISAVFGGIIALNMDALLPGPYLSVTFFWILVACFPSAIASHVVAEYPSKSLVEVLIAISSVTSPLLFSASGYLSSSVLSFIEIFVQEVTVAKQSYDILLLILMLLLLVQSVLTLATVVHCACYKSQLRLGVPEWDESQIQSPLHCEPQAPNGGVREFDKDKAWKAVVVQMAQ